The Eggerthella guodeyinii sequence GTAGAACTGCAGGAAGTGCTTGCGATAGCGGGGGTCGTCGGGGTTCTTCGGCTCGGCGATCAGGCGCAGCGTGGCCTTCGCGATGTCCTCGGCCGCGTCGGGATGGCGCAGGAAGCTGCCGTTGATCAGCATGGCGTGGGCGCTTTCGGGGTTCCTCGCCACGTGGCGCAGCGTGTCGAGCAGCTCGCGCGCGGTGGTCACGTGCATGGCGGCGCCGAGCGAGGTGAGCATCTGCACGTTCACCTTCTCCTGGCCGTAGGCCTTGCCCAACAGGATCATGGGCACCTGGGCGCACAGGCACTCGGTGACCGTGAGCCCGCCCGACTTGCAGATCACGAGGTCGCTGGCCGCCATGAGCGCCGCCATGTCGTCCACGTAGTCGAGCACGGTGGCGTTGGTCAGCCCCAGATCGGCGCACTCCTGGCGCAGGTGGCGCGCGTAATCGGCGTCGCTTCCGGCCACGAACACGAAGTGCAGCGTGTCGTCGAAGCCGTGCAGGTAGGGCAGCAGCTTGTCGAGCGCGGTGCGGAAGTGCACGTAGGGGCGCGGCAGGTAGGCTCCGGCCAGCGCCAGCACGACGCGGCGGTCCTGCGGCAGCTCGAGCTGCTCGCGGGTGGAGACGCGGTCGTAGGTGCGGCGGAAGTCGTCGCGCGTGGGGATGCCGGTGATGAGGATGCTCTCCTCGGGCACCTTGCGCGGGCGCAGCGTCTCGGCCATCGACTCGTTCGCGACGCAGAACAGGTCGGCGGAGCGGTGCGGCCAGAGGCCCTCGGTCTCGTAGTCGGTGGGGACGCACACGATGGGGTAGTGCTGCCCGGTCAGCATGCGCGCCGCCACGGCCACGTTGGCGGCGGTGATGTGCGTGCACACGATAGCGAGGGGCTTCCTCTCGCGCACGTAGTCGGTGAACTTGGAGTACATGAGGTGCGACCAGGCGGAGCCGCCTCCCCACAACAGGCGCCCGGTGAGCGTGAAGCGCCAGGTGAGGTCGTAGATGGGACGCGTGGCGCCGGTGAACAGCGAGGCGGCGTTGTTGCCGTCGAACACGATGCGGCCGTAGTCCAGCACGTCGATCACCTCGACGTCGAGGTCGGCGGGGACGGGGGGCTGCGCGTCGCTTCCGTCCGCGGTTGCGTCCGCGTCCTCGGCCCGCGCGTCGCGCATGAGCTCGAACGCCTGCGCGACGGCGTAGGCGGCGCTGCGGTGGCCGGAGCCGACCGACGCGTGCATCACGATGACGGTGGGCTTGACGGGCTCGGGATCGGCCTCGGCTTCGAGCTCGAGCTCGCGTTCGGCTTCGGGATCGACGGGCGCGAGGCCGGTCGGCTCGTCGGCGCTTCCCGGCTCGAGGGGGGCGGGGCCGTCTTCCGCTGCGAGCGGGCGTGGGGTGTTCTCGTCGGTGTTCATGGCTCCATCATACCGCAAACGGGCTGCAAGCGAACGGCTCCGGCGCGTTGCCCACCGCATCGCCGCATCTGCGCGGCGCGGGGGAGCGCGGGCAAACGAAAACGCGCGCAGGGCGAGCCTGCGCGCGTATCATCCATGGTGCCCCCAACGGGAATCGAACCCGTGTCTCAGCCTTGAAAGGGCCGCGTCCTGACCTCTAGACTATGGGGACGGTTTGCGCGATTCCGAGCTGGAAAAGCAGCCTGAACATTATTACAAAGCGGGCGCGTCAATGCAAGTGCTTTTTTCCGGCGTGACGGCGATTTCTCGCCCGGTCGTACGGAGCGGTCGCGCTCCGGACCGATGTGTGATTCAAAAATTAGTTGAACACGATGGGCTGCTCGGGCTGCTCGTTGCCGGAGTGGTAGGATTTTTTCCATTACAATCGCACAGGTCCCGAAGGTCAAGCCCTTGAATATCAAACAGATTCAATACTTCGCCGCAGTGGTCGAGCATGGCAGCCTTTCCGCTGCCGCGAAGAGCCAGCACATCACCGTGCAGGCGATCTCGAAGAGCATGGCCGACCTCGAGTCCGAGGTGCGATGCGATCTGTTCGTGCGCAACAACCAGGGCATGCAGCCCACCACGTTCGCGAAGACGATGTACGAGCAGGCCGTGCCGGTGCTGGCCCAGTTCTCGGAGCTCGAGACGTTCGCCGCCCGCTACCGGCGGGCCGACGGGGGAATCGACCGCCTGCGCCTCGCGTTGAACACGCCGCCGTTCTCGGACAACGACGTGGTGCGCGAGAACACGGCCGCGCTCGTGCAGGCGCAGACGGGCATCGAGACCACCATGGCGCTGGCCACGGGCGCGGCGGGCCTCGCCGGGCTGAAGTCCTTCGAGTTCGACGTGCTGATCACCGTGGGCGCGTTCGCGCACCCCGACGTGGAATGCCGCCCGGTGGGCACCGTTCCCTCGGCGGTGTTCATGGGCAAGGAGCATCCGCTGGCCTCCAAGGAGGCCGTCTCGCTGGCCGAGCTCGTCCCGTATCCGGTGGCCGCTCCCAACTGGTTCGACGAGTCGAACGACAGCATCGTGTCGCGGTACCGCGCGATGGGGACGGACCTCACCTTCGTGGAGATGGACCTGGCGGACGTCAACCGGCATTTCAGGGCCGGCGGCGTCATCTTCACGACGGGCATCCCGGCCATGGAGAAGTCGCACGCGATGACGGCCGTGCGCCCGTTCGTCCCGCAGGACTCGGTGACGGTGCCCATCTGCGCCGTCTACCTGAAGGAGCGCAGCGGCGAGGTCGAGGCCGTGCTGCAGGATCTCTTCTCGGTCGGGCTAGCGTCCTTCGGCTTCTGAGCGCGATGCGCGCGGCGGCACGAGGTTGGGAAGCTGGGACACGACCACGCCCAGCATGATGACGACGATGCCGGCCACCTGGAACGCGTCCACGGGCTCGGACAGGATGAGCACCGAAACGGCGATGCCGCACGGCAGCTCCGAGGAGGCCATGATGGTGGACAGGCCCGCCGACAGGTGCGGCGTGCCGATGCCGAACAGCACCACGGGCACGAACAGGCCGAACACGCCCAGGATCAGCCCGTACTTCCAGATGCCGGCCTGCAGCGCGCCGCTGGCGAAGTAGTCGGGGCACACGGCGAACCCGAGGATGCACGCGCCGAGGCACACGACGAGGCCGCGCTCGATGGGCGGCAGGTCGACTCCGATGCGGGAGGAGAGGAACATGAACGTGGCGCAGCTGACGGCCGACAGCAGCGCGCAGGCGATGCCGAGCGGGTCGAGGTAGCCCACCGTGGACGAGAACAGGCCGCTTGCCAGCAGCGTTCCGCCGAGGATGATGACGGCCGCGCCGATCTCGGCGCCGTGCGGCCTGCGCCGGGTGGCGATCACCTGGAAGACGATGCCGATCCAGGTGAATTGGAACAGCAGCGTGATGGCCACCGACACGGGCAGCATCGTGAGCGCGAAGTTGTACAGCACGCAGGTGGTGCACGTGGTGAGGCCGAGGCCGAGCAGGGCGAGGACGCGCTTGGGGGCCAGCGGCACGGGCCGCTTGCCGAACGCGGCGAGGACGACGAGCGCGACGGCGAACAGCAGCGCGCCGAAAAACGCCTGGCTGGCGGCCGTTTGCGCCCAGGCGAACCCTTCGGCGAAGGCGCTCTTCACCGTGGCGGCCATCACGCCGTAGCTGGCGCCGCCGAGAAAGACGACGGCCGAGTATTTCAAGGTGTTCTTCTGCATGGCGGCCATTGTAGCGCACGTTTGTGCGGTGTGCGAGTACAATAGGCGCCATGCCCCTCCATCGCTACATACTCGACCATGCGGACGCCGTGCTCGAAGCGGCCCGCGACCATCTGGGCGCCCAGCGCGCCGCGGGGCGCGTTCCCGTGCTGCTGGTGCCGAGCCCTGCTGCGGCGTCGCGAGCGCGCCGCGCCTTCGCGGAAAGCCCCTGCGCGCTCGGCGTGCGGGTGGAGACGCCCGCGTCGTGGGTGCGGGATCGCTGGGACCTGTTCGGCGACGGCCGCCGCATCGTCGCGTCGTCCGAGCGCGCGCTGCTGGTGCGCCGCGCCTGCCTGGAGGCCGACCGCACGGCCCTCGACGCCACCCCGGGCACCGTCGACGTGCTCGCGCGCCTGGCGCGCGAGGCGCTGCCGTACCTGCTGGAGGCGCCGGGCGCCGCGGTTGCCGGGCTCAGCCCGGCCGAGCGCGACGCGCTCGCGGTGCTCGGGCGCTACGCGGAGCTGCTGGCCGAGGGCGGCCTGTGCGAGTCGTCGCAGGCGGCGGCCTGGCTGCCCGCGGCGTTTGCGGCGGCGGGCGCCGCGGAACCGCTCGTGCTGGCCGGGTTCGACGAGCTGGGCTACGCCGACGACCGCATGATCGCCGCGCTCGCGCAGCGGGCGGACGTCGTGCGCCTCGACGACGGCTGCCGCGCGCCGTCCGCGTCGGCGGAGCGCGCGCCCGAGCTGCAAGGGCTGCTGGC is a genomic window containing:
- a CDS encoding glycosyltransferase, with protein sequence MNTDENTPRPLAAEDGPAPLEPGSADEPTGLAPVDPEAERELELEAEADPEPVKPTVIVMHASVGSGHRSAAYAVAQAFELMRDARAEDADATADGSDAQPPVPADLDVEVIDVLDYGRIVFDGNNAASLFTGATRPIYDLTWRFTLTGRLLWGGGSAWSHLMYSKFTDYVRERKPLAIVCTHITAANVAVAARMLTGQHYPIVCVPTDYETEGLWPHRSADLFCVANESMAETLRPRKVPEESILITGIPTRDDFRRTYDRVSTREQLELPQDRRVVLALAGAYLPRPYVHFRTALDKLLPYLHGFDDTLHFVFVAGSDADYARHLRQECADLGLTNATVLDYVDDMAALMAASDLVICKSGGLTVTECLCAQVPMILLGKAYGQEKVNVQMLTSLGAAMHVTTARELLDTLRHVARNPESAHAMLINGSFLRHPDAAEDIAKATLRLIAEPKNPDDPRYRKHFLQFYWGKKPAHIR
- a CDS encoding LysR family transcriptional regulator, coding for MNIKQIQYFAAVVEHGSLSAAAKSQHITVQAISKSMADLESEVRCDLFVRNNQGMQPTTFAKTMYEQAVPVLAQFSELETFAARYRRADGGIDRLRLALNTPPFSDNDVVRENTAALVQAQTGIETTMALATGAAGLAGLKSFEFDVLITVGAFAHPDVECRPVGTVPSAVFMGKEHPLASKEAVSLAELVPYPVAAPNWFDESNDSIVSRYRAMGTDLTFVEMDLADVNRHFRAGGVIFTTGIPAMEKSHAMTAVRPFVPQDSVTVPICAVYLKERSGEVEAVLQDLFSVGLASFGF
- a CDS encoding EamA family transporter, with amino-acid sequence MQKNTLKYSAVVFLGGASYGVMAATVKSAFAEGFAWAQTAASQAFFGALLFAVALVVLAAFGKRPVPLAPKRVLALLGLGLTTCTTCVLYNFALTMLPVSVAITLLFQFTWIGIVFQVIATRRRPHGAEIGAAVIILGGTLLASGLFSSTVGYLDPLGIACALLSAVSCATFMFLSSRIGVDLPPIERGLVVCLGACILGFAVCPDYFASGALQAGIWKYGLILGVFGLFVPVVLFGIGTPHLSAGLSTIMASSELPCGIAVSVLILSEPVDAFQVAGIVVIMLGVVVSQLPNLVPPRASRSEAEGR